A region of Caldicoprobacter guelmensis DNA encodes the following proteins:
- a CDS encoding BsaWI family type II restriction enzyme — MYEKDENIKMRQSYVSKEGTKYEDLVIKLLMSDSYIKQNAIICKGAKGEKSKKILLEEGISIDTELLKIEYNSNNISCSFLLDNDIIVYSKRKGAIVCVISVKKSFRERGGETAYWMMKKKESNKPYKYILVIPDNDNELFKPNKPQKRHKWRSILTAEMDGVFVIKQDEDIEYQEPFFKVGKCHLINFIRDQI, encoded by the coding sequence ATGTATGAAAAAGATGAAAATATAAAGATGAGACAATCATATGTAAGCAAAGAAGGAACGAAATATGAAGATCTTGTGATTAAACTTCTCATGAGTGATAGCTATATAAAGCAAAATGCTATAATTTGTAAAGGAGCGAAAGGAGAAAAAAGCAAGAAGATATTGCTAGAGGAAGGAATTTCAATAGATACCGAGTTGTTAAAAATTGAATATAATTCAAACAATATATCATGTAGTTTTTTATTAGATAATGATATTATTGTATACAGTAAACGAAAAGGGGCTATAGTATGTGTAATTTCAGTAAAAAAGTCTTTCCGTGAAAGAGGAGGAGAAACTGCATATTGGATGATGAAAAAGAAAGAAAGTAATAAACCTTATAAATATATTCTAGTTATCCCTGATAATGATAATGAACTATTTAAACCTAATAAACCTCAAAAAAGACACAAATGGAGAAGCATATTGACTGCCGAAATGGACGGAGTATTTGTTATTAAGCAAGACGAAGATATAGAATATCAAGAACCGTTTTTTAAGGTAGGTAAATGTCATCTTATCAATTTCATAAGAGATCAAATTTAA
- a CDS encoding IS110 family transposase, with protein sequence MEIIYTHCCGLDVHKKNVVACVITPEGKEIRTFSTMTEDILSMVDWIKNKGCTHVAMESTGSYWKPIYNILEIEGLNPMVVNAKHIKNVPGRKTDVKDAEWIAGLLQHGLLQGSYIPPREQRELRELIRYRRSLIEERSREVNRMQKVLEGANIKLSSVATDILGKSSRAMIEAIINGEEDPVILSELAQKRLRNKKEELKRALNGLIGQHQRLMLKTQLEHIDFLDKQIALLDEEIKRRMLPFEEDLERLDSIPGVGRRTAEHIIAEIGTDMDQFPSAAHLCSWAGVAPGNNESAGKRKSGRTRKGNEKLRSVLIEAARAAARTKDTYLSAQYHRIAARRGANRAAVAVAHSILTIVYYLLKRKETYKDLGVNYYEERKKEAIVKQSIKKLEALGLKVTVEITA encoded by the coding sequence ATGGAAATTATATATACGCACTGTTGTGGTTTAGACGTTCACAAGAAGAATGTAGTAGCCTGTGTAATTACACCGGAAGGGAAAGAAATACGTACATTCTCCACGATGACGGAAGATATACTATCTATGGTGGACTGGATAAAAAATAAAGGTTGCACGCATGTAGCTATGGAAAGTACAGGTTCATATTGGAAGCCGATTTACAATATTCTTGAGATTGAAGGGCTAAATCCAATGGTAGTGAATGCTAAACACATTAAGAATGTACCGGGCAGGAAAACGGATGTAAAAGATGCGGAGTGGATTGCAGGATTATTGCAGCATGGTTTACTGCAGGGCAGTTATATACCGCCGAGGGAGCAGCGTGAGTTGCGGGAATTAATAAGATATCGTCGGAGCTTAATAGAAGAACGTTCCAGGGAAGTAAATCGGATGCAAAAGGTATTAGAGGGGGCAAATATCAAGCTTTCTAGCGTTGCTACAGACATATTAGGGAAATCATCTCGTGCAATGATTGAAGCTATAATTAATGGGGAAGAGGATCCTGTAATATTATCTGAATTAGCACAGAAACGATTAAGGAATAAGAAAGAGGAACTTAAGAGAGCATTAAATGGGCTGATAGGGCAACACCAGAGGTTAATGTTAAAGACGCAGCTTGAGCATATAGATTTTCTTGATAAACAAATAGCTTTACTGGATGAGGAGATAAAGAGGCGAATGCTCCCTTTTGAAGAAGACCTGGAACGTTTAGATAGTATTCCTGGGGTAGGGAGGCGGACAGCTGAGCACATAATAGCAGAGATTGGTACTGATATGGATCAATTTCCTTCAGCTGCGCATCTTTGCTCCTGGGCGGGGGTAGCTCCAGGCAACAACGAAAGCGCGGGAAAAAGGAAATCGGGTAGGACACGAAAAGGTAACGAGAAGTTACGGTCTGTGTTAATAGAAGCCGCAAGAGCTGCTGCTCGCACGAAGGATACATATTTATCAGCCCAGTATCACCGTATAGCTGCCCGGCGAGGAGCCAATCGTGCTGCAGTTGCTGTAGCCCACAGTATTCTTACGATTGTGTATTATTTATTGAAGCGAAAAGAGACATACAAGGACTTAGGAGTAAACTATTATGAAGAACGTAAGAAAGAAGCAATAGTGAAACAGTCCATCAAGAAATTAGAGGCATTAGGATTAAAAGTCACCGTGGAGATTACAGCATAA
- a CDS encoding DNA-methyltransferase: protein MDNKIKIFENDFITVDLSQWKRKINLIVTSPPYNVGIDYSSHNDSNSYEDYLEFSKKWLAKAYDLLAEDGRMCLNIPLDKNKNGLKSVYADIVTIAKEVGFKYQSTIIWNEQNISRRTAWGSWLSASAPYVIAPVETIILLYKHQWKRKNKGTSTIEKEQFIEWTNGVWTFNGENRKKIGHPAPFPVELPRRCIKLFSFMEDIVLDPFLGSGSTLIAALEEGRQGIGIEIDSSYVQLAIKRIKDYSGKQMQFQIQ from the coding sequence TTGGATAATAAAATAAAAATATTTGAAAACGATTTCATAACTGTAGATTTATCCCAATGGAAAAGAAAAATTAATTTAATCGTAACATCGCCACCTTATAATGTGGGAATTGATTATAGTTCGCACAATGATTCAAATAGTTATGAAGATTATCTTGAATTTAGTAAAAAATGGCTTGCTAAGGCTTACGATTTACTTGCAGAAGATGGAAGAATGTGTTTGAACATTCCTTTAGATAAAAATAAAAATGGCTTAAAAAGCGTTTATGCTGACATAGTTACAATTGCTAAAGAAGTAGGATTTAAATACCAAAGTACAATCATTTGGAACGAACAAAATATCTCTCGCAGAACAGCATGGGGTTCCTGGTTATCTGCATCTGCACCTTACGTAATCGCTCCTGTTGAAACTATTATATTGCTGTACAAGCATCAATGGAAAAGGAAAAATAAGGGTACATCTACAATTGAAAAAGAACAATTTATTGAATGGACAAACGGTGTATGGACTTTTAATGGAGAAAATAGAAAAAAAATTGGGCATCCTGCGCCTTTCCCTGTTGAATTACCTAGAAGATGCATAAAACTTTTCAGTTTCATGGAGGATATTGTACTTGATCCCTTTTTGGGAAGTGGCTCCACTTTGATTGCTGCTCTTGAAGAAGGTAGACAAGGAATTGGCATTGAAATAGATTCTTCTTATGTACAATTAGCTATTAAACGGATAAAAGATTACTCTGGGAAACAAATGCAATTCCAAATCCAGTAA
- the iorA gene encoding indolepyruvate ferredoxin oxidoreductase subunit alpha, whose amino-acid sequence MAKKLLMGNEAIALGAIHAGVNVATGYPGTPSTEILETIARNNPGDIYVEWSTNEKVALEVAAGAAYSGARAIVTMKQVGLNVASDPLMSLAYIGVKGGLVIVVADDPGPISSQTEQDTRHFARFANLPVFDPSTPEEAFEMIQSAFELSERLQLPVFVRPTTRICHSCSTLEIPETRKKREVEGFIKDPRWVIFPSLSYKMHIRLEKLQDEIGDIFSNMSYNTITGEGKKGIVASGIAYSYVSEALSSISGKVKLFKVGTPYPFPKKLALNFIQGLEEVLVIEELDPIIEESMLEISAQNYGRPVILGKKTGHLPFAGEYNYQLVSSAINRFLGIEENDNENNKGILIDAPVLPVRPPTLCAGCPHRASFYAVKIALKNQKAIFTGDIGCYTLGNAKPLEMIDTCLCMGAGITVAQGLKRAQPDTKCIAFIGDSTFFHSGIPGIINAVYNNTDITVIVLDNGTTAMTGHQPHPGVGITMMNTFSEKVSIYDILIASGVRHVSKVNPFDHKKAVEAVKEAVNFTGPSAVIFEAPCIALVKPSNRQQVLNDRCILCKKCIREIGCPAISINNGKVSIEPSICCGCTLCAQICPAGAIRSVDE is encoded by the coding sequence ATGGCGAAAAAGCTTTTGATGGGGAACGAAGCAATTGCGCTGGGAGCTATCCATGCAGGCGTAAATGTAGCTACAGGATATCCAGGTACTCCTTCAACAGAAATATTAGAAACCATTGCAAGGAACAACCCAGGAGATATATACGTTGAATGGTCTACAAATGAAAAAGTTGCGTTGGAAGTAGCCGCAGGAGCAGCATATAGTGGCGCTAGAGCCATTGTCACAATGAAGCAAGTGGGACTGAATGTAGCATCAGATCCTTTAATGAGCCTTGCATACATTGGGGTAAAAGGCGGCCTGGTCATAGTCGTGGCTGATGACCCTGGTCCTATTTCGTCTCAGACCGAACAGGATACCAGGCATTTTGCGCGCTTTGCAAACCTACCCGTATTTGATCCTTCAACCCCTGAAGAAGCTTTTGAAATGATACAATCGGCTTTTGAACTGTCCGAACGCCTTCAACTGCCGGTTTTTGTAAGGCCTACCACCAGAATATGTCATTCGTGCAGCACATTGGAAATTCCTGAGACCAGAAAAAAACGTGAAGTTGAAGGTTTTATAAAAGACCCTCGTTGGGTTATATTCCCCAGCCTTTCATACAAGATGCATATACGTTTAGAAAAATTACAGGATGAAATAGGGGATATTTTTTCCAACATGAGTTACAACACTATTACAGGTGAGGGTAAAAAAGGGATTGTAGCTTCGGGTATAGCTTATTCATACGTATCTGAAGCGCTTTCTTCCATAAGCGGCAAAGTCAAGCTGTTCAAAGTTGGCACCCCTTACCCCTTCCCCAAAAAGCTTGCCCTTAATTTCATTCAAGGTCTTGAAGAGGTTTTAGTCATTGAAGAATTGGATCCCATAATTGAGGAAAGCATGCTGGAAATCAGTGCGCAGAACTACGGTAGACCAGTTATATTGGGCAAAAAAACGGGACATTTACCTTTTGCAGGAGAGTACAACTATCAACTAGTAAGTTCGGCAATAAATAGATTTTTAGGAATTGAAGAAAACGATAATGAAAACAATAAAGGTATTTTAATAGATGCACCTGTTCTCCCTGTAAGGCCTCCCACCCTATGTGCAGGATGCCCGCATCGAGCCTCGTTTTACGCCGTAAAAATCGCTTTAAAAAATCAAAAAGCCATATTTACAGGAGACATAGGTTGTTATACGTTAGGGAATGCTAAACCCCTTGAGATGATTGATACGTGTCTATGTATGGGAGCAGGTATTACAGTAGCCCAAGGCCTTAAGCGTGCACAACCAGATACAAAATGCATAGCCTTTATAGGAGATTCCACTTTTTTTCACTCAGGGATTCCGGGAATAATTAATGCTGTGTACAATAATACAGATATAACAGTAATAGTCCTGGATAATGGCACAACGGCCATGACAGGGCATCAGCCTCATCCGGGAGTAGGGATAACAATGATGAACACTTTCAGCGAAAAAGTAAGTATATACGATATACTGATAGCCAGTGGAGTAAGACATGTTTCAAAAGTAAATCCTTTTGACCACAAAAAGGCTGTAGAGGCTGTAAAAGAAGCAGTGAATTTCACTGGTCCTTCTGCTGTAATCTTTGAAGCCCCATGTATAGCTCTTGTAAAGCCGTCTAACAGGCAACAAGTACTCAATGACAGGTGCATTCTTTGCAAAAAGTGTATCCGTGAAATTGGTTGCCCTGCAATCAGCATCAATAACGGAAAAGTGTCAATCGAGCCATCAATATGTTGTGGATGCACACTTTGTGCTCAAATATGCCCTGCAGGAGCAATAAGGAGTGTTGATGAATGA
- a CDS encoding indolepyruvate oxidoreductase subunit beta, which yields MKYDILIAGVGGQGTVLASRLLAAAAIEAGFFVRTSETIGMAQRGGSVVSHVRIGSEKCSPIIPKGKADLLIGFEPIEAARNLDRLSLNGKCIVNTKVIKPVAALLEDNSYDCERLKDYIKFRVPDCIFVDGYSLAESTGSVKTLNVILIGVACARGLLPFDKKFLENAIKANVPPKYVDLNMKALNIGLRI from the coding sequence ATGAAATATGATATACTGATTGCTGGAGTAGGAGGGCAGGGTACAGTCCTTGCTTCAAGGCTTTTAGCTGCAGCTGCTATTGAAGCGGGATTTTTTGTCCGTACCTCAGAAACCATTGGTATGGCACAGAGAGGCGGCAGCGTAGTAAGCCATGTAAGAATAGGCAGTGAAAAATGCAGTCCTATTATACCCAAGGGTAAAGCTGACCTATTAATAGGTTTTGAACCAATAGAAGCCGCTAGAAACCTAGATAGATTATCACTGAACGGCAAATGCATTGTAAATACAAAAGTCATCAAGCCAGTCGCCGCATTATTAGAAGATAATTCTTATGATTGTGAAAGATTAAAAGACTATATAAAGTTCCGGGTACCTGATTGTATATTCGTTGACGGTTATTCACTAGCAGAAAGCACGGGGTCAGTAAAAACCCTAAACGTCATACTTATTGGAGTAGCATGCGCCAGAGGTTTGTTACCCTTTGACAAAAAATTTCTTGAAAACGCAATAAAAGCGAATGTACCTCCTAAGTACGTAGATTTAAATATGAAGGCTCTTAATATTGGATTAAGAATATAA
- a CDS encoding phenylacetate--CoA ligase family protein gives MRREQFELFKKMLKKLNENSPFYKEKFRSSQININDIRSPEDIKYLPFTTKEELNEAYPLGLQAVPEEDIVRIHSSSGTTGKPVIIPYTANDINDWADMMARCLRIAGVTPLDRVQITPGYGLWTAGIGFQTGVERIGAMAIPMGPGNTDKQLQMMIDMKSTVLIATSSYALVIAEEVAKRGIRSKIHLRKGIMGSERWGEKMRNRIKDELNIEIYDIYGLTEIYGPGISIDCQYHTGLHYWDDYLYFEIIDPKTGEPVEEGQYGELVITTLRKEGAPLLRYRTRDITRLIPGECPCGLPYPRHDRILGRTDEMVKVKGVNIYPGQIDELLRDIEGASSEYQVIIEHKDGKDIMTLRVEKEPAADPTALGRKIAEEFKKKIGIHIQVDVVNIGELPRSEKKSKRIIDYRYN, from the coding sequence ATGAGAAGAGAGCAGTTTGAACTCTTTAAAAAAATGCTTAAAAAATTGAACGAAAACAGCCCCTTTTACAAAGAAAAATTCAGATCTTCACAGATTAACATTAATGACATAAGGTCTCCTGAAGACATAAAGTATTTACCCTTTACCACCAAAGAAGAATTGAATGAGGCCTATCCCCTTGGATTGCAGGCAGTTCCTGAGGAAGACATCGTAAGGATTCATTCCTCATCCGGAACAACGGGAAAACCAGTAATTATTCCGTATACTGCAAATGATATTAACGACTGGGCTGACATGATGGCCCGATGCTTAAGGATCGCAGGGGTTACTCCTCTTGATAGAGTTCAAATTACTCCTGGTTATGGGTTGTGGACTGCTGGCATAGGATTCCAGACAGGGGTTGAGAGGATAGGAGCCATGGCTATCCCAATGGGGCCTGGAAATACCGATAAACAGCTTCAAATGATGATAGATATGAAATCTACTGTCCTTATTGCTACTTCATCTTATGCCTTGGTCATAGCTGAAGAGGTTGCTAAGAGGGGAATACGTTCAAAAATTCATTTAAGAAAAGGTATCATGGGGTCCGAACGCTGGGGCGAGAAAATGCGGAATAGGATAAAGGACGAGCTCAATATAGAAATATACGATATATACGGGCTTACAGAGATATATGGACCAGGAATATCCATAGATTGCCAATACCATACAGGATTACATTATTGGGACGATTACTTATATTTCGAAATAATTGACCCAAAAACGGGAGAACCTGTAGAAGAGGGCCAATATGGAGAGCTTGTTATAACCACTTTGAGAAAGGAAGGGGCTCCCCTGTTAAGATATAGAACCCGTGATATAACTCGTTTAATACCCGGTGAATGTCCGTGTGGACTACCATACCCCAGGCATGATAGAATCTTAGGCAGAACAGATGAAATGGTAAAAGTAAAGGGGGTAAACATATATCCAGGTCAAATAGACGAACTGTTGCGCGATATCGAGGGTGCTAGCAGCGAATATCAGGTTATAATAGAACACAAAGACGGAAAAGATATTATGACGCTAAGAGTAGAAAAGGAACCGGCCGCAGATCCTACGGCTCTCGGTAGAAAGATTGCCGAAGAATTTAAGAAGAAAATAGGAATACACATACAAGTCGATGTCGTTAACATAGGAGAATTACCTAGAAGTGAGAAGAAGAGTAAGAGGATAATAGACTATAGATACAATTAA
- a CDS encoding glucoamylase family protein, whose product MRRLFDKLIEVGVWRIMSIVIVATLSVLSIKYVVQTLELNNIENTNYPEILELESRKCFDFFWEQANTDENSKGYGLIRDRAPGNPRISSIASTGFGLTAIPIGVERGWITYQEGYKRVLGTLNTLLYNVEQENGFFYHFLDIETGKRAWNCEVSIIDTAIALCGAITAGEYFGGEIKQKAEELYKRVNWQWFVDQKKKQFYMAYYPERGFEGHWDFYAEQFMIYFLSAASPTYPADPELFYHFQRRYGMYNGSERFIHSWFGSIFTYQYSFAWFDLRNMVDREGIDWWKNSILAIRSNRQFCIDNKDKFKTFSENSWGLTACDGPRGYNGRYGAPPSGNYNTEHFVDGTVPPAGAAGSIVFLPEESIAALENYYNNYPELWGEYGFKDAYNLDVSPPWYASDVIGIDKGITLLMIENYRSEFVWENFMKNEYVKIGLEKVGFKTNSRF is encoded by the coding sequence GTGAGAAGGCTTTTTGATAAACTTATCGAGGTGGGGGTTTGGCGCATTATGTCTATAGTGATTGTTGCTACACTAAGCGTTTTGTCTATTAAGTATGTTGTCCAGACATTAGAATTAAATAACATAGAAAACACCAATTATCCAGAGATCCTGGAACTTGAAAGTCGCAAATGCTTTGATTTCTTTTGGGAGCAAGCAAATACTGATGAAAACAGCAAAGGATATGGCTTAATAAGGGATAGGGCACCAGGCAACCCAAGGATATCTAGTATTGCATCTACAGGATTTGGTTTGACTGCAATACCTATCGGGGTTGAGAGGGGATGGATAACTTATCAGGAAGGGTATAAAAGAGTTTTAGGGACCCTGAATACTTTGCTGTACAATGTAGAGCAAGAAAACGGTTTTTTCTATCATTTTCTGGATATAGAAACGGGCAAGAGGGCATGGAATTGTGAAGTCTCCATCATTGATACCGCCATAGCTCTGTGTGGAGCTATAACGGCAGGTGAATATTTCGGAGGGGAAATAAAACAAAAGGCTGAAGAGCTATATAAAAGGGTAAATTGGCAATGGTTTGTAGATCAAAAGAAAAAACAGTTTTACATGGCATATTACCCTGAAAGAGGTTTTGAAGGGCACTGGGACTTTTATGCTGAACAATTTATGATTTATTTCTTAAGTGCCGCATCTCCTACTTATCCTGCTGATCCCGAACTGTTTTATCATTTTCAGCGGCGCTACGGTATGTACAATGGGTCTGAGAGATTCATACACTCGTGGTTTGGATCAATTTTTACTTACCAATATTCTTTTGCTTGGTTTGATTTGAGGAACATGGTGGACCGAGAGGGAATTGATTGGTGGAAAAATTCTATCCTTGCAATTAGAAGCAACAGGCAATTTTGTATTGATAATAAAGATAAATTCAAAACTTTTAGTGAAAATTCATGGGGACTTACAGCTTGTGATGGGCCAAGGGGATACAACGGAAGATACGGAGCTCCTCCATCAGGAAATTACAATACGGAGCATTTTGTAGATGGAACAGTACCTCCTGCAGGTGCGGCTGGTTCAATAGTGTTTCTACCAGAAGAATCCATTGCTGCCCTTGAAAATTATTACAATAATTACCCCGAGTTGTGGGGAGAATATGGTTTCAAAGACGCATACAATTTAGACGTTTCACCTCCATGGTATGCAAGCGATGTGATCGGTATAGATAAAGGGATTACTTTGTTAATGATAGAAAACTATAGAAGTGAGTTTGTATGGGAGAATTTTATGAAAAATGAATATGTTAAAATTGGCTTAGAGAAGGTGGGATTTAAAACAAATAGTAGGTTTTAG